A stretch of the Halictus rubicundus isolate RS-2024b chromosome 16, iyHalRubi1_principal, whole genome shotgun sequence genome encodes the following:
- the LOC143361913 gene encoding WD repeat-containing protein 13 has translation MVTMCHQQIFALDAKYNAQRVNKLPCLGMLYIRRRNQLLKEKFCKDPKVCEKYLKLRAKLLFLRYGESLEQNSIGSHATEEEKLETKTKLCSIQRKSIAENFAFDGVHHVFDQHNAPVTMLKFANNDKSRLCCASLDGLLSICETISTPPKVIALLKGHKKGVTALDWSISNDLIVSSSLDSTIRLWNVATETKPAFLREVKDQQRAEVLCCGFVPINNNLVIAGNSQGYVQILNISTGIYTRGGSCKIGGKILSLTCEGSGGLVIWAGNDRGIIMSFQLEPGTGRLTKLRKVQEVGGMITSLSWRSWFSKNAPWPALLVSSACNAILLYHITDNHGSLSLWTKYPIKHKQYLVRSTFGPQMESCLIATGSEDGTIHLLDSARQGKAVKINRLEGHAAPTLALCFNYDESLFASADHQGLIIVWRNRQRHI, from the exons ATGGTTACTATGTGTCATCAACAAATATTTGCCCTCGATGCTAAATACAATGCACAACGTGTCAATAAGCTACCTTGTTTAG GGATGCTTTACATTCGTCGTAGAAATCAGTTGCTAAAGGAAAAATTTTGTAAAGATCCAAAAGTCTGtgaaaagtatttaaaattaagagcaaaattgttatttttgcgATATGGTGAAAGCTTGGAACAAAATAGTATTGGAAGTCATGCCACTGAAGAGGAGAAGTTGGAGACTAAAACAAAATTATGTAGTATTCAAAGAAAATCGATAGCTGAAAATTTTGCATTTGACGGAGTGCATCATGTTTTTGATCAACACAATGCACCTGTGACAATGCTAAAATTTGCAAATAATGACAAATCAAGATTATGTTGTGCATCATTAGACGGACTATTATCAATATGTGAGACTATTAGCACACCACCAAAAGTAATAGCATTATTGAAAGGCCATAAGAAAGGAGTTACTGCATTAGATTGGAGTATTAGTAATGATCTCATAGTTTCATCTTCTTTGGACAGTACAATAAGACTGTGGAATGTGGCTACAGAAACTAAACCAGCTTTTTTACGAGAAGTTAAAGATCAACAGAGAGCAGAAGTATTATGTTGTGGATTTGTAcctataaataataatttagttaTAGCTGGAAATTCGCAGGGATATGTACAGATCTTAAATATATCTACTGGTATCTATACACGTGGTGGTTCCTGTAAAATTGGAGGAAAA ATTTTATCATTAACTTGCGAGGGTAGTGGTGGTTTAGTGATATGGGCTGGAAACGATAGAGGAATTATTATGTCATTTCAATTAGAACCAGGAACTGGACGATTAACAAAGTTACGTAAGGTACAAGAAGTTGGTGGAATGATAACGAGTCTCTCATGGCGTTCATGGTTCTCAAAAAATGCTCCATGGCCAGCACTTTTAGTGAGCAGTGCTTGCAATGCGATATTATTATATCATATCACTGATAATCACGGTTCTTTGTCACTTTGGACTAAATACCCAATAAAGCACAA ACAGTATTTAGTTAGATCTACTTTTGGCCCACAAATGGAGTCGTGTTTAATAGCCACTGGTTCTGAAGATGGTACAATCCACCTACTAGATTCAGCTAGACAAGGCAAAGCAGTAAAGATTAATCGACTTGAAGGTCATGCAGCACCAACGCTAGCATTAT